Within the Salvia hispanica cultivar TCC Black 2014 chromosome 4, UniMelb_Shisp_WGS_1.0, whole genome shotgun sequence genome, the region AAATCTTTATActgattttctctctctttgaaGGTGGAAGAGAATTTGGTGCATGGTAGGTTGAAGGGAATTACAGTCTATTTTGGGGACTCGAAGCTGTGTGTGTAGCCACATCAGCTAAGCCGAATACCAGTAGGCTCGAGCAGTTGGATACTGAGCTCAAGCTCGAATGGGtaaatattcattaaattaagCTCGCTTGCCGATTTTTTGTAACTGTTATTCAGGCTCTAGCTCgacttgtgttaaaaatgcGGAACTTGTTATTTGAGCTCGAGCACGACAGCCAAGGCACGAGCTTGAGCTTGTTCAAGAGCTTGTCTAACTTAAAATGAAGAGCATGAAGCATTGACACTTGATCATGAAGATCTTATGATACTGTTCGAGATTGAATCATCTTGAGATTGATAGAGATTAATTTTGCAATCTGGGAAAGCAAAGACTCATAATAAGCCAAAGTTAATCATACCATCAAACAACACTTATAAGATTTATCTTGTCTAATCCATCGAATTGAACACCCAAGTAGGATTTGGAGCTATTCCctgaatacatatatatatatgctaactaattttaaagtgctaacgtacatccaatcatgtgctgccacgtggcacgaaaaatgcaatattatatacagaaaaatgcaatatgaatttcgacagattgcatttttgttatatgaagattgcattttttattgttgagttttgcattttcgatattgactgtttaatttgcattttatatctatacggattgcatttatatatgtgaaaatgcaaaacttaacaatataaaatgcaattttgtgaaaatgcaaaacttaacaattaaaaatgcaattttcctataactaaaatgcaatctgcggaAATGCATGAACAACTTCACAaatgtgtattgcatttttatatatacaatattgcatttttcgtgccacatggcagcacgtggttggatgtaTGTTAGCACTCTAATTAAGGATGCGccctagtgctcccctatatatatatatatatatgtctaaattcaatactccctccgtccccaattaagagtcacatttttccatttcgatccgtccccaattaagagtcacacttcatttttaccataaatagtaaaaatcaatataaaaaaatgggccccacattccattaactttttcaaccaacttttctttacatttcttaaaactcgtgcccggccaaagtgtgactcttaatcgggggaAGGAGAGAGTATATCTTAAATACAAGGCATCATACCTCTCTCTACTGCTAAGAAATTCAAACTTTATCTGTTGGAATTTGTTTGCATCAAATATATTCGTTTGAAAAGGATATCTATTTCTTTGGAAAAACATACTGATTTAAGGaggatatattttaataaattacacAGGCTTggaattttataaaactttTTTCAGTTTAAACCGTTCCGACCGACCCGAAACAATAGCCCAACTTCGGCGGTTTAACGGGTCCAACTGGCCTGAAATAGTACCCAACTCTAGGGTGTTTAAATGGTTCGGATCAGCCCAAAAAATTAGCCCAACTTGGCTCTGACTGACCCGAACAATAGACCAACTTCGGCGTTTTAACGGTTCCAACCGGCCTGAAATAATACCCAACTCTAGGGGTTTAAATGGTTCGGATCAGCCCAAAAAATTAGCCCAACTTGGCTCCAAAGTTTCTCATGCATATTACTAATTTACCCTTGAAAATTATGATCTAgcatataaatatgtaaatttactcattcatccaaaaaaaggaaagaacatTTCTAATTAAaggaaattgatttgattaacATTAGTTACTAATCTTTTATTatccataaaattagttaaagtgGCTTTGTAATACTATCTGAAACTTGGCTTTCAAGTTTAAAAAAGTGGCCGTCATTACTTTTTGTCAGTCTTAAAATAGTACGAAATACGAGGAAGATTGATTGTTAGATTTTAATTACATGAATCTTAAAGTCAGTATATTTATGTTAAACCGTTTTTATTTGCTAAACTCTAATTAATTACGGCCTTTACTTCCTTCTTTTTCAGTGTATTTTCGTTTCAAGGAAACAAATCTTTCCTCTAATACCATGCATATAATTCCAAGACTTGAACTCCAAGGAACATCTCCAATtaattcaagatttttttttatattttctttaacttcaaaataataatttccgATAGCTGACTTTCGGTGATTTGaaaactaactttttttttaggtGAAATATTATGGATTTATTCCAGTCGACAAATTTCAGCATACATATTTGATAGCTATCCGCATTTAAACCAGaattatactagtatgaaATAATGATAGTCCCCGAAGGAAGTCAAAAGCAAGCCGCAGAGGTCATGGTTggaaagatttttttaattattttcttttacttcaaaataataatttcaagtAACTGACTTTCGGTGATTTGAAAACTAACCTTTTTTGTGTAGGTGAAATATTATGGATTTATTCCAGTCGACAAATTTCAGCATACATATTTGGTACCTATTCGCATTTAAACCAGAATCATACTAGTATGAAATAATGAAAGCGATATTGGTTTCTAaaatcacgaactttaaaattggtctagAATATCGCAAACTTTGTACTCCTTTGTACTAAAATTGGCCTCCGAAATGCCCCaaaaaagatattttcatcgaaattttattttgcctGAGTAACCGAGATAcgttttatgatattttaaattactttttaagttcaAACAAGTAGGATAAAAAATCAGGTAGAAAACGacattgatttaattgtgtggTAGACATGCCGTGTGAAATACAAATACATCCGAACTAATTTTAAAGCGACATTGATTTAATTGCGTGATAGACATGCCGTGTGAAATACGAATACCTCcagactaattttaaagttcacgtgaaataacaaattttggcaaagttcatggttttaagcgaagttcatggttttagagagtAATATCGAATTAAATTCcaacaaaattgaaagaaaatatgtttataattttatagtttcaAGCATTAACATGCTTTGAAACAAGAGCATTGATGAATTCAATGAACACCTTCATAGTGAAGCAGAGTCTCAGTTAACccaaaaaacacataattaaaatccttcATGATCTGCTTCTCTTTCCCAAATCTCTTCATCAATTCCACAAAAACCAGCATTGTGAGCAAGCTATCGGAGCCGGCCTGGTGGCTCCTCCCGAGGGCCCGCTCGAGGCCCATCCTCTTCCCGATGGCCTCGAGCCCCCCGTGCAGGCCGCAGGCCCGGGCCACGGGCTTCACGTCGTACACCCTGGGGCCGAAGTGCAAGTCCACGAGCTCCACGAACTCGGGGAGGGCGCTGGGGAGGAGGCGGCCGCCGGTGAGGATCTTCACCATGAACCCCAGGTCGTAGGCGCCGTGGAACGTCACCCAGGCGAGGCGGCGGTTGAGGTGGAGGCCGGAGAGCTTGAAGAGGACGGCGAAGGAGCGGGAGTCGATGCCGGCGAGGCGGTTCTGGGCGAAGTCGATGCCCTGGCGGCGGAGGAGCGCGAGCGAGGCGGGGTTGTGGAGGTCGGAGGCGGAGTCGAAGTCGGCGAAATTGAACTCCCAGGCGCCGACGCGGCGGCCGGCGAGGAGGGGGAGGGCGCCGGCGGGGTCGGAGAGGGTGAGGCCGAGCTGGATCAGGCGGAGGGCGTCGACGTTGCGCTTCATCACGGCGTAGGTGTCGGCGGCGGAGAGGGAGGAGAGGAGGTGCTTGGTGAGGGCGGTGGTTTTGACGGTGAAGACGGTGCCGGGGAACTCGGTGTCCATGGAGATGATCGGGAATTGGTCGAGGAAGCCTTTGATTAGGCCGAATTCCGATATGAGGTTGCTCGCCCAGACCTTACGGATCTCGATTTCCGCCATTGATCGGAGGGATTGGaggtttagggttttgatcGGAAATTGGGGGATTTTGGGGGAGAAGGAGTTTGCAGAGCTCTTTAAATAGGTTacggagagagaaagtttatactaatttttaaatggaaTATAATAATTACCTTTTTCCAAAGAGGATCGAACAAAagtaaacaatattttaatctcaattttccaaatggaatataataataccatatttaaataaaagttattttgCCATATATAACTCTAATAACCAAAATAACACAGAAGGGAgaataataatgattaatactaatgattaatgaattatttatttttacaattttcgATTTACATATGTAGTTATTTGTAttactatttttcaaaaatattgtaaGAGATTTAACACGTATTTATGCCATATAACCTCCATCTTTTTTAGATTATATTCTGAATTTAATTACAACTTCGATTTAATTTGGgatttatttatgtcaaataaactataaacacgttattttaaataatttaaatagtaaaaaattgttttctaGGCTGTCGGAATTTTATAGATTTCAGAAACAATTAATAGTATCAATcaatatccaaataaaaattaaatagttctAAATTTAcgtatttgaattttgtaatgaaacttgtttcaaaaataaaaaatggcaactttaagataataaatattgataatttaaaaCTGATATTTTACGTACCAACCTTTAAAAGTTGCTTGTATATAACTAATCAACTTTACAAAAAATTCCACACTTGAACCTTACTGACTAACTTATGCATGTATGACTATATGACTTCAGGGGAATGTTAGGGTGTCACCTcctcttaaaataatacaatatcaccatttctagccaaaCATTTGTatatgtggacgaataataagctgtcacgtggcaaaaaaaaccctaaaaaacaCGGCCAGCAATATGCTACACCTTATACAGCAATTTTTCTAGGCCAACAATATCCGACatactatacaacaatctttATTGCTGTGTagagtttataatattgctatATATATGGTATCacagtgtcactttaagaggtggtGTCATTTTGACACAGTGActttcaatttctaaattttcgTCAAAACTATGTACttaccaaaaagaaatatgaatgaactattaatttaaactaattttgCAACCAAGAAGCATTTTCTTGTAACCATTATTCTAGTCCTAGCATTTTTCTTTCACCTTTGCAAGTACATGAACATCcctcaataaataaataaaatcatagcccatgaaactcaaaaatatttaaatcaaggTGTCCATAAAATCTAAAGAGTAGTAGCAGCCCACATAATTATATCTACTAGAAATATCACTGCCACTAAATATCCCATGACTAGTAGTATATCAATTTGAGACAAAGATCCTCTCAAAATAAACCGAATGATGCTATTGCACCCATAAATACGAGCAATTCCCAGGAGGCGATCTGCGCCAACAATCCCGCGCTACCGTGAGCCGGGGCTGGAGCGCCTTCGTTACCTCCGAAGCTCGGTGCTGGAGCCCCCGCAACGGAGCTCGGTGATAATGCTAGTGGAGAAAGAGCTGCACCACAAAAACCAATGAATTAACAAAGGGAATGAAATTAAGCAATCCAATTTAGttgatcataaaaaaataaattttatagtcCTCAAATCTACTTGGGTTATTAATCTAGTATccttttgcatttatttaaattgagatgACTTGACTTCAACGaaaagtttaatattttatgtttttataaattaaataaacattttttatgaaagatgcttctataaattaatcaaatatttaagtaaattattaataaataaatcgaTTTTATTGGAaacatcataaataaataaattgattctattataagaaatttactttcataaattacttaaatattttactaattattaaaGACTTTTATTTGAACCGAACAACAAACCATAAAAACAGTCTGATTAAATGTTCAAATATCTTTTTAGACTTATAATATTACCACTTTTCACgtttttataattgaaattattatctaaatgaaaagaacaaaaaaacaaatccaaTTATTACTAAACCATAcccaaattaatattcaatctatcaaattagacaaaaaaaatgtttaattcATATGTATACCTGGTGCAGCCCCAACGCCTTCGCTCACtgtttcaacacaaaaaataaaataataaatcgtcaatttttttattattcacatatctaaaataataaatcgtcaattttttattattcgcATATATAGATACAGATATagatatagagagagaaaggagagaCGAACGGGAGCAggtggagagagaaggagCGGAGACGCGGCAGGCGGCGGGGAGCGTTAGGGCTTTGGAGACATTGAGCGTGACGCCGAGCTGCGCGCTGTTTCTGAAGGCGTCGCACAGGCATTGGGGATTCGTCTTCACCACCGTCTTCAATCCGGAGCAGCACGTCCCCTCCGGCTTCTGCGCCGCCCCGCCGGCCGTCACGAACGGCAGGCAGTCCGCCATGCTCGCCACCAGGCTCGTGCAGTCCGCCGCCGCGGGCGCCGGGGCCGATTGCGCCgcggaggagagagagagcagcACCGCGATTGCGAAGAAGGTGAGCGCCATTTTCGGAATTGGAGAGAGATTGGAGAAGTTAGGGTTTGCGGAATTGGAATTTTAAGGGAAAGGGGGGAAATGGAGGAGAGGACGCGTGGCGCGGAAGGGGGAGTGAGGTGTCTCTGTTTCATCAGCTGCTGCGAAATTGTGATTTGATTTCGAATTTCAAAAGGTGTGAATCTTTTTCTCATTTGAAAAGTAGGAAATTTATTCGAATTTCAAAAGGACTCGTCACATTAGTTATGAAGGATTAAGCTCTTAATTAGAGTGATTAATTGTTGATTATTGGAGGTAGGGCTGGGAATTCGGCATCAGTTAGTCGGTTAACCGATGACCGAACCGAATCACaacggttctcggttaaccgataaccgacatCCCGAGAATTTCGGTTATCggttcggtttcggttccaaaTGCTAGGCGACGATCAGTTTCCGGTTAACCGGGAACCGATTAGAACCGCCCAAAACTAATCACGCAGCCCTTTTTTTCCTTCACTATTCTACTCTCACGGAGCAGCACAGCCTCCTCCACATCGCGCAGTTGGCAGCCATAATTTCTTGCGCTGCTTTTCTTCCCCCCGGCCGCTACTGCGACGCTCCGCCATGGAACCGCGCCTCCGCCTTCTCTTCACTTTGGATTTTGGCATTTTCAGTATAATTACCAGTTCACCACCATTTTAAGcataaatatgtttatacaAACATATAAAACGTTAAGAGCAATTGGTGCAAGTGGTTGGCTGGCTGTTTTTCTCACCTATTGGCAAAGGATTGAATCCCAAcagcatgttttattttttttaaaattcggtTACATCGGttaaccggaaccgaacctaCCCGAATTCGGTTaggaaccgaaccaaaccgaatcCATTTCGGTTCCAGTTCCGGTTCTTCATTTTCAGTCAATTGAGGACTCGGTTAACCGATCGGTTGGTTCGGTTAGAACCGAACCGACCGAATTCTCTGCCCTAATTGGAGATTAATTATGATGCGTAAAAATTGATTAGGGTGATTAATTGTTGATAATTGGGGGCTTAGGTAGAATTCATGTGAGAGCATCTCATCAATATAAGGGCATGCGCAATGAGCAGAGTATACAAGCTGTTTGAACGACTAAGCACGGATAGTTGACATATTTGTTCATAGAATTTCATCCCCAAATGAGTTATCTACGCTACCAAACATGTGGAGCGTCACATGACgccattgatttttttattaatccaAAAATAAGTTTTCTAAAAACTATTACTACTACACTCATCAAcaatgttaaaaataattatcaattcatcatcatcaaaaaTCAACAACACCACTTGATAAAGTGGTTGGGAATCGGTTGCCCACGTTTTGAACTGAattgctttattctttctcattAGATAATTGCTTTATTGTCCAATTTTTCCACATGTCTGCTCACTACAAGAAAAGCACTTTCCATCAAGCATAGAGTGCAAGAGAATGGaattcattcgtgggaaagaAGATGATTTTGTGTCCTTTGATGATTTGATCACATGAAAggcataaattttttatgagtTACAAGACACTAAGCTAAAAGGACAACAAGAATCATAGCATAGTATTATTACAAAAACAGTTCAGAGTATActaattgtaaatattttcctttatGTATCTTGTACTCCTCCCCCATCCCGCTCTAAGTTATGTGTGcaaagatttaagaaaatgacaCTCCTATAAAAAGAGAACgaggagagaataaagtagatgagcaatgagaaaataaagtaaaatagagtaaatgtgtattttgttaaaataaatgattcacTCTAGATTagacaacccaaaaagaaatacgagTCGCTTACAGTAGGATGAATGGAGTATGTCAATCTAAGATAATGTCGAGCAAACATCCCACAATCATATTCATAGCATTAGTAACATGATTTTCTGTGGTCTTGAGGAGTAGTTTAAAACTCTACCATCATttcacatgaaaaaaaatgaataaacaaataatgaaaaactAGTGGTCCACGTGGAGGCATTTAAGGTGAGGATGAATCTGCCAATCTGATTGGTTCAAAATCTAACAATCTATCCCTTGCATATCATGAATCCTACTTGGCACCCCACAAGACTCATCTTTCGATTTCCTTCATTTCACCATTTGCCTTTTATACCTATTTTTCCTCTTTACATTTTGGCAATCTACACTCTTAGCCATATCTacttacaaaataattgaaagagtggagaagaagagatGGCTTCCACTTCAGCTGCATTGGTAAATGGCTTCTTGACCGGTGGCAAGAAGAGCCAGGCTCTCTTGTCGGCCCCCGTCGCTGCCCGGGCCGGTGGGGCCGCCTCCCCCAAGAGGCTGATCGTGGTGGCCGCCGTCGCCGCCCCTAAGAAGTCTTGGATCCCTGCCGTGAAGGGTGGCGGCAACTTGGTCGACCCCGAATGGCTCGATGGCTCGTAAGTCGCTCGctagaaaaaaattgtattattaATGGCTATTTGTCTGTAAATACACGaactttcaattatttttttattcttacaTGCAAATAACCATGTTGTTAATAGGGAGAGATTCTAAATGGGTTAATTTCGAACTTGTttggatgttttattttaaaaatatttgtccTATCACTCAAAGTATAAGCATGGTTACAATGCAGGCTACCCGGCGACTACGGTTTCGACCCGTTGGGGCTCGGGAAGGACCCGGCTTTCTTGAAATGGTACCGGGAGGCGGAGTTGATCCACGGGCGGTGGGCGATGGCGGCGGTCCTTGGCATCTTCGTGGGGCAGGCGTGGAGCGGCATCCCGTGGTTCGAGGCTGGAGCGGCCCCCGGGGCCGTGGCGCCCTTCTCGTTCGGGACCCTGCTCGGGACGCAACTACTCCTGATGGGGTGGGTCGAGAGCAAGAGGTGGGTCGACTTCTTCAACCCGGAGTCCCAGTCGGTGGAGTGGGCGACCCCGTGGTCGAGGACCGCAGAGAACTTCTCCAACGCCACCGGAGAGCAGGGCTACCCTGGCGGGAAGTTCTTCGACCCACTAGGGTTCGCCGGGACACTCAAGGATGGAGAGTACATCCCGGACGAGGAGAAGCTCGACAGATTGAAGCTTGCCGAGATCAAGCACGCGAGGCTTGCTATGGTGGCTATGCTCATCTTCTACTTTGAGGCTGGCCAAGGGAAGACACCCCTTGGAGCCCTTGGCTTGTAAGCTTCAATTGTGACATTATTAATGTTGTATAAACAAACTTTTCCAATGTAGAGAGTTTAATTATTGATCGATCATTGATTTGGGAGTTTACTTAATCGTCTAATGTTTTTCCCTTTTACAAACAATTCAATGAAAAGGGCTATTTTGACTACAACTAAATTAGACAGCTAAAGCAATCACCAGATTCTGCTCAGCTAAGATACAAGAAGATGAATAGAAAGAGACGAATTATTGTTGTTGAATCATTTGTTAGTTACCCACCATCAAGAATTCACCTTCACAAACCACCTCTCCGCCAACGTAAGCTTTGCCTTCCAACTTTGCTATTCCGAAGCGTTTCTGCAGCTTCACAAGGTTCATTCTCATCACTAATGTATCTCCTGCTATCACCGGCTTCCGGAATCTTACTTTGTCGATTCCAGCAAAGAAGAAACTGCTGCCCGACCACCCTCCTTCCTCCGGCTGTAGCATAATTAAGCCTCCAACCTGAGCCATCGCCTAGATAAAACAGTAACACGCTATCATCGAAGCTATGAATCTTGAGGAGAAAGTAGCTATAAGTTATGagtgttaaaataaaac harbors:
- the LOC125222701 gene encoding chlorophyll a-b binding protein CP24 10A, chloroplastic — its product is MASTSAALVNGFLTGGKKSQALLSAPVAARAGGAASPKRLIVVAAVAAPKKSWIPAVKGGGNLVDPEWLDGSLPGDYGFDPLGLGKDPAFLKWYREAELIHGRWAMAAVLGIFVGQAWSGIPWFEAGAAPGAVAPFSFGTLLGTQLLLMGWVESKRWVDFFNPESQSVEWATPWSRTAENFSNATGEQGYPGGKFFDPLGFAGTLKDGEYIPDEEKLDRLKLAEIKHARLAMVAMLIFYFEAGQGKTPLGALGL
- the LOC125218637 gene encoding non-specific lipid transfer protein GPI-anchored 11-like, which codes for MALTFFAIAVLLSLSSAAQSAPAPAAADCTSLVASMADCLPFVTAGGAAQKPEGTCCSGLKTVVKTNPQCLCDAFRNSAQLGVTLNVSKALTLPAACRVSAPSLSTCSLSEGVGAAPALSPLALSPSSVAGAPAPSFGGNEGAPAPAHGSAGLLAQIASWELLVFMGAIASFGLF
- the LOC125224021 gene encoding probable CCR4-associated factor 1 homolog 11, which codes for MAEIEIRKVWASNLISEFGLIKGFLDQFPIISMDTEFPGTVFTVKTTALTKHLLSSLSAADTYAVMKRNVDALRLIQLGLTLSDPAGALPLLAGRRVGAWEFNFADFDSASDLHNPASLALLRRQGIDFAQNRLAGIDSRSFAVLFKLSGLHLNRRLAWVTFHGAYDLGFMVKILTGGRLLPSALPEFVELVDLHFGPRVYDVKPVARACGLHGGLEAIGKRMGLERALGRSHQAGSDSLLTMLVFVELMKRFGKEKQIMKDFNYVFFGLTETLLHYEGVH